Proteins from a single region of Desulfosporosinus sp. Sb-LF:
- a CDS encoding efflux RND transporter permease subunit, which translates to MKLAEVSVKRPVTIIMVMLIIILLGGISLSRLPIDLLPKIDIPVAIVVTEYTGVGPQEIEKIITDPLEGAVSTVENIDTVTSTTTEGRSIVIAQFKNGTDMNFATLQMREKVDTVKRLLPTDVGAPMVMKIDLTAMPVVQLSLSAKDADLAKLQAIAEDKLKPQLERVAGAASVTVAGGYENQVEIKTHQEKMKGYGLTVDNLAKIIGAENLNSPGGQVQKGTQDLTIRTTGEFQSVDEIKELLIPLASGGQIRLKDIADVGLDHKEITAISKTNGEPSINISIQKQSGTNTVKVANDVSLAVQKIKMDYPSLKIDTVMDQSVSIKQSIKTVENEALLGGILAIVVLFIFFHNIRTTFITATAIPIAMMATFAVLYFMGITINMMTLGGLSLAMGRLVDDNIVALENIHRHRRSGYSKTEAAIKGVSEVGMAIFASTLTTVSVFLPIVFVQGVVATIFRELALTVSISLGASLLVSLTLVPALSAKLMQAEAIPDGRRGLKGVVDRFSRWFDQQFGRVEASYRKFLHYGLHHRKTVVWISIVIFVLSGASTLKLGAEFMPATDVGQLSIKVTLPDGAKLQDTDSTVMQIEKKLEGIKEVKSVFTQIGSSGGLSLGGATTNTGTVNVQLVDLKARKRSVGQVADEIRSLTKDLAGVELNVTATDTMQMGGTTTPIDITVKGDDLGQLKKMGMDIQSKVASVDGTREVKTSMSEGVPEVQIRIDRPKASQFGLTAGQISQAVKGTVSGTTATRYRLDGKEIDVVLSGDETFKTSLANLEQTPIPTLSGITVPLGQVAKVVLDRGPVMINRTGQTRVVHVTSQIMNRDLKSINTDIEAKLKGYPMPDGYTYEMGGQNKQQVDSFKDLGLALVLAILLVYMILASQFESLLHPFTIILSLPMGFSGGMLGLFITRKTLSVPSFIGLILLIGIVVSNAIVLVDYINKRRERGEEREEAIENAGPIRLRPIVMTSLATVLGLIPIALGIGEGSETMAPMAVVVIFGLTLSTVSTLVLVPVIYTIFEDIRDSRKQKRKKRLTTSNTTHSV; encoded by the coding sequence TTGAAGTTAGCGGAGGTTTCAGTTAAGCGCCCGGTAACGATCATCATGGTCATGCTCATTATCATTCTTTTAGGAGGCATTTCTCTATCCCGTCTACCGATTGACCTTCTTCCTAAAATTGATATTCCAGTGGCGATTGTAGTGACAGAGTATACCGGGGTAGGACCGCAGGAAATTGAGAAAATTATTACGGATCCTCTAGAAGGAGCGGTTTCCACCGTGGAAAATATCGATACCGTCACTTCAACCACGACAGAGGGGCGTTCCATTGTTATTGCCCAGTTCAAGAATGGGACGGACATGAATTTTGCCACTCTCCAAATGCGGGAAAAGGTTGATACTGTAAAGCGTCTTTTGCCTACTGATGTTGGGGCACCGATGGTCATGAAAATTGACTTAACAGCGATGCCTGTTGTGCAATTGTCCCTTTCTGCTAAAGATGCAGATCTTGCCAAACTGCAAGCCATTGCGGAAGATAAGCTAAAACCTCAGCTTGAGAGAGTGGCAGGAGCAGCTTCTGTCACGGTTGCCGGAGGGTATGAGAATCAGGTTGAGATCAAAACCCACCAGGAGAAAATGAAAGGGTACGGGTTAACCGTTGACAACTTAGCCAAAATCATTGGTGCGGAGAATCTGAATTCTCCTGGCGGCCAGGTCCAAAAAGGGACGCAGGATTTAACCATTCGGACAACGGGTGAGTTCCAATCAGTCGATGAAATTAAGGAACTTTTGATACCCCTCGCCAGTGGAGGACAGATCCGACTGAAAGATATTGCGGATGTGGGACTAGACCATAAAGAGATCACCGCGATTTCTAAAACCAATGGAGAACCCAGTATTAATATTTCCATTCAAAAACAATCAGGGACGAATACGGTCAAAGTGGCGAACGATGTTAGTCTTGCCGTTCAGAAGATCAAAATGGACTATCCCAGTTTGAAGATTGATACGGTCATGGATCAGTCTGTTTCGATTAAGCAATCCATTAAAACGGTGGAAAATGAAGCGCTTCTGGGTGGTATCCTGGCAATTGTGGTGCTTTTCATCTTCTTTCATAACATTCGGACCACGTTTATTACGGCTACAGCCATTCCAATTGCCATGATGGCGACCTTTGCCGTCCTTTACTTTATGGGAATCACCATCAACATGATGACTTTGGGGGGGCTGTCTTTAGCCATGGGTCGCTTGGTGGATGATAATATCGTGGCGTTAGAAAATATTCACCGGCATCGAAGATCTGGATACTCTAAAACTGAGGCTGCAATCAAAGGGGTATCAGAGGTCGGAATGGCAATTTTTGCCTCTACGTTGACAACGGTTTCAGTGTTTCTTCCGATCGTTTTTGTTCAAGGGGTTGTGGCAACGATCTTCCGAGAATTAGCGTTGACAGTCAGTATATCACTGGGGGCTTCGCTTCTCGTTTCCCTCACCTTGGTGCCAGCCCTTTCTGCAAAGCTGATGCAAGCGGAGGCTATCCCGGATGGTAGGCGAGGGTTAAAAGGGGTCGTAGACCGCTTTAGCCGGTGGTTTGACCAACAATTTGGGCGAGTTGAAGCCAGTTATCGGAAGTTCTTGCATTATGGATTACACCATCGCAAGACAGTGGTTTGGATTTCAATTGTTATCTTTGTCCTTTCAGGTGCTTCGACCTTGAAGTTAGGAGCCGAATTTATGCCCGCAACCGATGTGGGTCAACTAAGTATCAAAGTCACGCTGCCTGACGGGGCAAAACTCCAGGATACTGACAGTACGGTTATGCAGATCGAGAAGAAGCTGGAGGGGATCAAAGAGGTCAAATCCGTCTTCACTCAAATTGGTTCAAGTGGTGGATTATCTCTGGGAGGGGCCACCACGAATACTGGCACGGTCAATGTCCAGTTGGTCGATTTGAAAGCCCGCAAGCGAAGTGTTGGACAGGTGGCTGATGAAATTCGCTCACTGACAAAAGACTTAGCAGGCGTTGAACTTAACGTAACAGCAACGGACACTATGCAAATGGGTGGAACTACTACTCCAATTGATATTACCGTCAAAGGTGACGATCTCGGTCAATTGAAGAAAATGGGGATGGACATACAAAGTAAAGTGGCATCGGTTGATGGGACCCGGGAAGTCAAGACGAGTATGAGCGAGGGGGTTCCCGAAGTTCAGATTAGAATTGATCGTCCTAAAGCCTCGCAATTTGGCCTAACTGCCGGACAAATTTCTCAAGCGGTCAAGGGGACAGTTTCTGGCACAACTGCGACACGCTATCGTCTTGATGGGAAAGAAATCGATGTCGTCTTGAGCGGAGATGAGACGTTTAAGACAAGTCTGGCTAATTTAGAGCAGACCCCTATTCCCACATTATCTGGAATCACGGTTCCCTTGGGCCAAGTGGCTAAAGTTGTGCTAGATAGGGGCCCGGTTATGATAAACCGTACGGGACAGACTCGGGTTGTTCATGTTACGAGTCAAATCATGAATCGGGATTTGAAGAGTATCAACACAGATATTGAAGCCAAGCTGAAGGGGTACCCGATGCCCGACGGGTATACGTATGAGATGGGAGGGCAAAATAAACAACAGGTAGACTCGTTTAAGGATTTAGGTCTTGCGTTAGTTCTGGCGATTCTTCTTGTCTATATGATTCTTGCGTCCCAATTTGAATCCCTGTTACACCCTTTCACGATTATTTTATCTTTGCCCATGGGGTTCTCTGGGGGGATGCTCGGGCTGTTTATTACCCGAAAGACTTTGAGTGTACCCTCGTTTATTGGGTTAATTCTCTTGATTGGAATTGTGGTCAGTAATGCCATTGTCCTGGTGGATTATATTAATAAGCGAAGAGAACGCGGAGAGGAACGCGAAGAGGCTATTGAGAATGCTGGACCCATTCGCTTACGTCCGATTGTTATGACATCACTCGCTACTGTTCTTGGTCTAATTCCCATCGCCCTGGGAATTGGTGAAGGTTCTGAAACGATGGCCCCGATGGCGGTGGTGGTTATTTTTGGCCTCACACTCTCTACAGTGTCTACGTTAGTACTTGTCCCTGTTATTTATACAATCTTTGAAGACATTCGAGATTCTAGGAAACAGAAACGGAAAAAGAGGCTAACTACATCGAATACAACGCACTCAGTATAA
- a CDS encoding metallophosphoesterase, producing the protein MSKQTPPLSQNISRRTFFRGIGGFIAKHWLLSTLPIGGVGVLGWAKHDTLALKREHWDLSYPNLPAALDGKTICQLSDLHLETLQIPPQRIVQDVMAQKPDLLVVTGDIISDRMDLDKLNSYLSGLTAPYGKFVVMGNNDYSHLSRTLFKRYLKQFQSLGWTTLLNDAAYLSSLNLWVIGVDDPATAHDDVDRAYQKVSSAHTTSSLIPTFTSPFRLVLAHSTDCLDDVARNGAELLLTGHTHGGQIRLPGLQPLITNTYLGDRGFYEGYHIIDGIPLYINRGLGESVIPLRLNVPPEVAFFTLHRGVEAPKHQTTQLK; encoded by the coding sequence ATGTCTAAACAAACGCCACCTCTTTCCCAAAACATATCCCGCCGCACCTTCTTTCGTGGCATCGGCGGTTTTATAGCGAAACATTGGCTGCTTTCTACGCTTCCGATTGGAGGTGTTGGAGTGCTCGGTTGGGCAAAACACGATACCTTAGCTTTAAAGCGAGAACATTGGGATTTATCTTACCCCAACCTGCCAGCAGCCTTGGACGGAAAAACGATTTGTCAACTTAGCGATTTGCATCTGGAAACCTTACAAATCCCCCCCCAACGCATTGTACAAGACGTGATGGCTCAGAAACCAGACCTGCTCGTAGTCACCGGGGACATAATATCCGATCGCATGGACCTTGATAAATTGAACAGCTATTTGAGTGGACTCACCGCTCCCTACGGAAAATTCGTTGTCATGGGAAACAACGATTACAGCCATCTTTCTCGTACACTATTCAAACGTTACCTTAAGCAATTTCAAAGCCTAGGGTGGACAACCTTGCTCAATGATGCCGCTTATTTATCCAGCCTTAACCTCTGGGTCATCGGGGTCGATGACCCAGCAACTGCACACGATGACGTAGATAGAGCCTATCAGAAGGTTTCCTCAGCTCATACGACTTCGAGTTTAATCCCCACTTTCACCTCGCCTTTTCGACTCGTTTTGGCCCACTCCACAGATTGCCTCGACGATGTAGCGAGAAACGGAGCAGAACTTCTTCTCACCGGGCATACCCACGGTGGACAAATCCGTCTTCCAGGCCTACAACCCCTTATCACAAATACCTATTTAGGAGACCGTGGATTCTATGAAGGATATCATATTATTGACGGTATTCCCCTTTACATTAATCGCGGTCTCGGAGAAAGCGTCATTCCCTTGCGCTTGAACGTCCCTCCTGAGGTTGCTTTCTTTACCTTACACAGGGGTGTCGAGGCACCTAAACATCAAACAACTCAGTTGAAATAA
- a CDS encoding TetR/AcrR family transcriptional regulator, whose amino-acid sequence MIPTASREEKQTDIIKAAIRVFSEHGFDGAKMEYIAKEAGIGKGTVYEYFESKDRLFEEILKFSIEGFSFGLKESIDKGETIEKKILNCSRFNAEFLNNHMDIVHIAMQVQILSKEIRIHHMAVQIVVLEHYKEMVKVAKAKGELRGDLDEELATYCIIGTLDQFCKQRIFNDPSPLGEIDHQAIVDVILKGLR is encoded by the coding sequence ATGATACCAACGGCGTCGAGAGAAGAGAAACAGACGGACATTATTAAAGCCGCCATTCGAGTTTTTTCAGAACACGGCTTCGACGGCGCGAAAATGGAGTATATAGCCAAAGAGGCGGGTATTGGTAAAGGCACTGTTTATGAATACTTTGAAAGTAAGGATCGTTTATTTGAAGAAATCCTTAAATTTAGTATTGAAGGATTCAGTTTTGGACTGAAAGAGAGTATTGATAAGGGAGAAACCATTGAGAAAAAGATCCTAAACTGCTCTCGCTTCAACGCAGAATTTCTGAATAATCATATGGATATTGTGCATATTGCCATGCAGGTTCAAATACTGTCTAAAGAAATTCGTATTCATCATATGGCGGTCCAAATAGTTGTTTTGGAACATTACAAAGAGATGGTCAAAGTTGCTAAAGCAAAAGGGGAGTTAAGAGGGGATCTAGATGAAGAATTAGCCACCTATTGTATTATTGGAACGCTGGACCAGTTCTGCAAGCAACGGATTTTTAATGATCCGAGCCCGCTAGGGGAAATAGATCATCAGGCGATTGTGGATGTGATTCTAAAGGGCCTAAGGTAG
- a CDS encoding cell wall hydrolase, translating to MPHRRCRKSSAIFLCWMMGLFLWQASIYPVMGEGSDDGAVLSYNVAKDETKKENNVDNKTNVGTVNIVVQHGETLWSLAQTYHTTVEKIVELNQVKSPSRIREGESLKVPNTVALATTERFVNNSVAGDSLTAKTSWWANALRSIPAFASICRQGFGLSRSSDPQALLPVSDSKIQTYEIMVTDDEKSADQSPKAVPAEKESQILSRSLGRLVSKEDVELLTRVIYGEARGENFEGQVAVGAVVLNRLKDPRFPKTMWAIVYQPGAFTAVADRQIHLDPDDQAFKAAEAALSGVDPTNGAIYYYNPRIATDRWIKSRPVIKRIGNHTFSI from the coding sequence TTGCCACACCGACGATGTCGGAAATCCTCAGCGATATTCCTGTGCTGGATGATGGGCTTGTTTCTGTGGCAAGCCAGTATTTACCCTGTGATGGGAGAAGGAAGCGACGATGGGGCAGTGCTTTCTTACAATGTCGCTAAGGACGAAACAAAGAAAGAAAATAATGTAGATAATAAAACAAATGTAGGGACCGTAAACATTGTAGTTCAGCATGGAGAAACTTTATGGAGTCTAGCTCAAACGTACCACACGACAGTTGAAAAGATCGTTGAGCTTAACCAGGTGAAAAGTCCTAGTCGAATTAGAGAGGGAGAATCCTTAAAGGTACCGAATACTGTAGCCTTGGCGACAACTGAAAGATTTGTGAATAATAGCGTTGCGGGTGATTCCCTTACGGCTAAGACTTCGTGGTGGGCAAATGCCTTACGCAGTATACCGGCTTTTGCCTCTATTTGTAGACAAGGGTTTGGTCTATCTCGATCGAGTGATCCCCAAGCGTTATTACCTGTGTCCGATTCAAAGATTCAAACATACGAAATAATGGTAACCGATGATGAAAAATCGGCAGATCAATCTCCAAAAGCGGTACCAGCAGAGAAAGAAAGTCAGATTCTTTCTCGAAGCTTAGGGCGTCTGGTCTCTAAAGAGGATGTCGAACTATTAACCCGTGTGATCTATGGTGAAGCTCGGGGAGAGAACTTCGAAGGACAAGTGGCTGTCGGAGCGGTTGTACTTAATCGTTTGAAAGACCCTCGTTTTCCTAAAACGATGTGGGCTATAGTCTACCAGCCTGGTGCGTTCACGGCTGTTGCTGATCGTCAAATTCATTTAGATCCGGATGATCAGGCATTCAAGGCGGCGGAAGCTGCTCTTTCTGGCGTTGATCCGACGAACGGGGCAATCTATTACTACAATCCACGTATCGCCACAGACCGTTGGATTAAGAGTCGTCCCGTTATTAAGCGTATCGGTAATCATACGTTCAGTATATAG